The Hymenobacter sp. DG01 genome has a segment encoding these proteins:
- a CDS encoding superinfection immunity protein: MLGALLLADVFEPGFSFVGILFILSGYLMPTLFARDQQNVRTIFLLNLLLGWTIIGWLYALHLALKLSPADKEVAASHQLWRHRNNLIS, encoded by the coding sequence ATGCTGGGCGCTTTGCTTTTAGCGGATGTATTTGAACCAGGTTTTTCCTTTGTGGGAATCCTGTTTATTCTGTCCGGCTATTTGATGCCCACCCTGTTTGCCCGTGACCAACAGAACGTCCGCACCATATTTCTACTGAATCTGCTCTTAGGCTGGACCATCATTGGATGGTTGTATGCTCTTCACCTTGCGCTCAAATTGTCGCCTGCTGATAAAGAAGTTGCTGCTTCGCATCAATTGTGGCGTCATCGGAATAACCTGATTAGCTAA
- a CDS encoding NADH-quinone oxidoreductase subunit N, giving the protein MNSIILLSVLGLGNLFLGFRRSNRLLLPAAMLMLAVVFGVNFLDWGATQSYFNDMLVIDNFSVAFTGIVVLTALVLLPFSQKYVHDGEANLAEYYSLLLFSLVGAIMMVAYNHLLMLFLGVETLSIAMYVLAGSDKRNLRSNEAALKYFLMGSFTTGILLFGVALVYGATGTFVLSDISFAVQNPKPGFESLVPMLYIGMLLLLIGIGFKVSAAPFHFWTPDVYEGTPTFFTAFMSTVVKTAGFAAFLKLLVQAFPAASAQGVWLPTLTAMCVLTLLLGNVGAVTQTSTKRMLAYSSVSHAGYLLIALVAFNGKLEGASAYGIFFYSLAYSVATVAAFGVLKLVADARMREDYNGLNGLAKTNPLLAFVMTVAMLSLAGIPLTGGFFGKFFIFSAAVENGYIGLVVFAVVMSMISIYYYLRPVIAMYMREADDETTATPVPVSGFQSAALLLLALLTVVLGVLPGLVSGVL; this is encoded by the coding sequence ATGAATTCAATCATTCTGCTTTCCGTTCTGGGCCTCGGCAACCTGTTTTTAGGGTTCCGCCGCTCTAACCGGCTGCTGCTGCCGGCCGCCATGCTCATGCTGGCGGTGGTATTCGGCGTCAACTTCCTCGATTGGGGCGCTACACAGTCGTACTTCAACGACATGCTCGTAATTGATAATTTCTCGGTAGCCTTTACGGGTATCGTGGTACTGACGGCCCTGGTGCTGCTGCCCTTCTCTCAGAAATACGTGCACGACGGTGAGGCCAACCTGGCTGAATACTACTCACTGCTGCTGTTCTCGCTGGTAGGAGCCATTATGATGGTCGCCTACAATCATCTGCTGATGCTGTTTTTGGGCGTAGAAACCCTCAGCATTGCCATGTACGTGCTGGCCGGCTCCGATAAGCGCAATCTGCGCTCCAACGAAGCGGCTCTGAAGTACTTCCTGATGGGTTCCTTCACTACCGGCATTCTGCTGTTCGGGGTGGCCCTGGTGTACGGCGCTACCGGTACTTTCGTGCTGAGCGACATTAGCTTTGCCGTGCAGAACCCCAAGCCCGGCTTTGAGTCGCTGGTGCCCATGCTCTATATTGGCATGCTGCTGCTGCTCATTGGTATTGGCTTTAAGGTATCGGCCGCGCCGTTCCACTTCTGGACGCCCGACGTGTACGAAGGCACCCCTACCTTCTTCACGGCTTTCATGAGTACGGTGGTGAAAACCGCTGGCTTCGCGGCTTTCCTGAAGCTGCTCGTGCAAGCCTTTCCGGCGGCTTCCGCCCAGGGCGTATGGCTGCCCACACTCACGGCCATGTGCGTGCTCACGCTGCTGCTGGGTAACGTAGGTGCTGTAACCCAAACCAGCACTAAGCGCATGCTAGCTTACTCCAGCGTATCGCATGCCGGCTACCTCCTCATTGCGCTGGTAGCTTTTAATGGCAAGCTCGAAGGCGCATCGGCCTACGGCATCTTCTTCTACTCGCTGGCTTACTCAGTGGCTACCGTAGCTGCCTTTGGCGTACTGAAGCTGGTAGCCGATGCCCGCATGCGGGAAGACTACAATGGCCTCAACGGGCTGGCCAAAACTAACCCCCTGCTGGCTTTCGTGATGACGGTGGCCATGCTCTCGTTGGCTGGTATTCCGCTCACGGGTGGCTTCTTCGGCAAGTTCTTCATCTTCTCGGCTGCCGTTGAGAATGGCTACATCGGCCTAGTGGTATTTGCCGTGGTAATGTCCATGATCAGCATTTACTACTACCTACGCCCCGTTATTGCCATGTACATGCGCGAGGCCGATGACGAAACCACCGCTACCCCCGTCCCGGTGTCGGGCTTTCAGTCGGCGGCTCTGTTGCTGCTGGCCCTGCTGACGGTAGTACTAGGTGTGCTGCCCGGGCTCGTATCCGGTGTCCTTTAG
- the nuoK gene encoding NADH-quinone oxidoreductase subunit NuoK, which yields MDQNIPQVIQTVPLQYYVFFAAALFSIGVLGVLTRRNAIIIFMCVELMLNAVNVLLTAFSAYRADANGQVFVFFIMAVAAAEVAVGLAIIVMIYRNLQSTDVNLLNRLKF from the coding sequence ATGGACCAGAACATACCGCAGGTTATCCAAACGGTTCCTCTTCAGTACTACGTCTTTTTTGCCGCCGCTCTGTTTTCCATCGGCGTACTAGGCGTGCTCACCCGGCGTAACGCCATCATTATTTTTATGTGCGTGGAGCTGATGCTCAACGCCGTAAACGTGCTGCTGACGGCCTTTTCGGCCTATCGTGCTGATGCCAACGGGCAGGTATTCGTGTTCTTCATTATGGCGGTAGCGGCGGCTGAGGTAGCCGTTGGCCTGGCCATCATCGTGATGATCTACCGGAACCTCCAGAGTACGGACGTCAATCTGCTGAATCGACTCAAATTCTAG
- a CDS encoding serine hydrolase, producing MKKLLALLLGLLALPAWAQTGVSAVETAPVDAVVQKFMSRWKIPGASVAISRQGKLVYARGFGYADLAKTQPMTPATLLRVASVSKPVTSVAVMKLMEEGKLSLQHKVFGPEGYLNAPYYTGVITDPRIYDITVRQLLEHTAGWNRDAGVDGFNSSDPIDFPLHVAQVMQVPNPVGDSTLVRYLLSRGLNFSPGTRFAYSNIGYLVLGKIIEKITGQRYEAWVRSNILAPAGVREAHLGRNLRTAKLENEAEYFCPAIGESCYGTGKKVSYAYGGANLEAMNAHGGWLFTARDLVRLLLAVDGSPTRPDILLPATLDTMTAPSAEAKRYAKGWMVNPKRGLWWHTGCLNGSTSLVARTDDGYTWAILLNACPNTNRFWNEVENLGWDCINSTNAWPAYDLFPPEHNASQLRLANQGSKSATLAWANGNGTHRLVVVREGAPIDAFPVDGRTYAGGRTLGQGASLGNGNYVVAAGPDSSVQIMGLQPGRTYYARVMEYRLNAPSAMQPVYTFDGNPVLRIQLAQAPLAKSKPKLNTPARTIAGKVRPRKPAASSAGTALPHLPAPTHPAHLSRLRTLLSWRKS from the coding sequence GTGAAAAAGTTGCTTGCCCTGCTGCTGGGCTTGCTTGCCTTGCCAGCGTGGGCGCAAACCGGGGTATCGGCCGTTGAAACGGCGCCTGTGGATGCCGTAGTGCAGAAGTTTATGAGCCGCTGGAAGATTCCGGGTGCCTCTGTGGCCATCAGCCGCCAGGGCAAGCTGGTGTACGCTCGGGGCTTCGGCTACGCCGATTTAGCCAAGACCCAGCCAATGACACCCGCTACCCTGCTACGGGTAGCCAGCGTCTCGAAGCCGGTAACATCGGTGGCTGTTATGAAGCTAATGGAGGAAGGAAAGCTGAGCCTGCAGCACAAAGTATTCGGGCCGGAGGGCTACCTCAATGCCCCCTATTACACCGGCGTCATTACCGATCCGCGCATTTACGACATTACAGTGCGGCAGCTGCTGGAGCACACGGCGGGCTGGAACCGGGATGCGGGAGTAGATGGCTTCAACAGTTCCGACCCAATAGATTTCCCGCTGCACGTAGCGCAGGTAATGCAGGTACCCAACCCCGTGGGCGACTCTACCCTGGTGCGCTACCTCCTGAGTCGGGGCCTGAACTTCAGCCCAGGTACCCGCTTTGCCTATTCCAACATTGGCTACCTGGTACTGGGTAAGATTATCGAGAAGATAACCGGCCAGCGTTACGAGGCCTGGGTAAGAAGTAACATCCTGGCGCCTGCCGGCGTCCGGGAGGCCCACCTGGGCCGGAACCTGCGCACGGCCAAATTGGAGAATGAGGCAGAGTATTTCTGCCCGGCCATCGGCGAGTCGTGCTACGGCACGGGCAAGAAGGTTTCGTATGCTTACGGCGGGGCCAACCTGGAAGCCATGAACGCCCACGGTGGCTGGCTGTTCACGGCCCGCGACCTGGTGCGCCTGTTGCTGGCCGTGGATGGTTCGCCTACCCGCCCCGACATTCTGCTCCCCGCAACCCTGGACACGATGACGGCCCCGTCGGCCGAGGCCAAGCGCTACGCCAAGGGCTGGATGGTGAACCCCAAACGAGGCTTGTGGTGGCACACTGGCTGCCTCAACGGCTCTACCAGCCTGGTAGCACGCACCGACGACGGCTATACCTGGGCCATTCTGCTGAATGCCTGCCCTAATACCAACCGCTTCTGGAATGAGGTGGAAAACCTGGGGTGGGACTGCATCAACAGCACAAACGCCTGGCCGGCCTACGACCTGTTTCCGCCCGAACACAACGCTTCTCAGCTTCGGCTAGCCAACCAGGGTAGTAAATCGGCAACGCTGGCCTGGGCCAATGGCAATGGCACGCACCGCCTGGTAGTGGTGCGCGAGGGAGCCCCGATTGATGCCTTCCCTGTGGACGGGCGCACGTATGCTGGTGGCCGTACCCTGGGCCAGGGCGCCAGCCTGGGCAATGGAAACTACGTAGTAGCAGCCGGCCCCGACAGCAGCGTGCAGATCATGGGCCTGCAGCCTGGCCGCACCTACTACGCCCGAGTTATGGAGTATCGGCTAAACGCCCCGTCAGCTATGCAGCCCGTGTACACGTTTGATGGCAACCCGGTACTGCGGATTCAGCTTGCTCAGGCCCCACTGGCTAAATCAAAGCCCAAGCTCAACACTCCAGCCCGGACCATAGCCGGCAAAGTCCGGCCCCGGAAACCAGCGGCCTCCTCGGCAGGCACGGCCCTACCCCACCTACCAGCGCCCACTCATCCTGCCCACCTGAGCCGGTTGCGCACCCTGCTTAGCTGGCGCAAGAGTTAG
- a CDS encoding NuoM family protein, with translation MLTVLLLLWPVAAALLLHFFKGRAARVPALGAALVEFVLAAYAAFTFNANHTGQFSYNLNWIPSAGIQFAVGMDGLSLLLVLLTAFLVPIILLAAFRRNFENEGVFYALVLFMQTGLIGVFTAQDAFLFYFMWEVALIPIYFLAGVWGGVNRAKVTFKFFLYTIVGSLFMLAGFVYLYFQTGASADGLAAHNASLASFYSLNLPAETQLWLFWLIFAAFAVKMPIFPFHTWQPDTYTEAPAPATMLLSGIMLKMGIYGCMRWLLPVVPLGVDYWQNLVLILAIIGIIYGAIIAIRQQDVKRLIAYSSLSHVGLMIAGVFSLTHIGLQGASIQMLAHGVNVVGMFFIADAIERRTGTRNIADLGGLTRQAPVLTVCFLVLLLGTVALPLTNGFVGEFLLLQGVFEYNAWMGAVAGVTIILGAVYLLRMFQRVMLGPDSSFTATFTDLTGAELALLVPLIVLVFWIGLFPGTFLHLSDGSVMNILNEVVKR, from the coding sequence ATGCTGACTGTCCTTCTCCTACTCTGGCCCGTGGCGGCCGCCCTGCTGCTGCACTTCTTCAAAGGCCGTGCGGCCCGGGTTCCGGCGCTGGGCGCAGCCCTCGTTGAATTTGTGCTGGCGGCTTACGCGGCGTTCACCTTCAATGCCAACCACACCGGGCAATTCTCCTACAACCTCAACTGGATTCCTTCGGCTGGCATTCAGTTCGCGGTAGGCATGGATGGTCTGAGCTTGCTGCTGGTACTGCTGACGGCGTTCCTGGTGCCCATTATTCTGCTGGCCGCTTTCCGCCGCAATTTCGAGAACGAAGGCGTGTTCTACGCTCTGGTACTGTTCATGCAAACCGGCCTGATTGGCGTATTCACTGCCCAGGACGCCTTCCTGTTCTACTTCATGTGGGAGGTAGCCCTGATTCCGATTTACTTCCTGGCCGGCGTTTGGGGCGGTGTGAACCGGGCGAAGGTCACCTTCAAGTTTTTCCTCTACACCATCGTTGGCTCCCTGTTCATGCTGGCCGGCTTTGTGTACCTCTACTTCCAGACCGGTGCTTCAGCCGACGGTCTGGCGGCACACAACGCCAGCCTGGCTTCATTCTATAGCCTGAACCTGCCGGCCGAAACGCAGCTGTGGCTGTTCTGGCTGATTTTTGCGGCCTTCGCCGTGAAGATGCCCATCTTCCCCTTCCATACCTGGCAGCCCGACACCTACACTGAGGCTCCGGCCCCGGCTACCATGCTGCTCTCGGGCATTATGCTGAAAATGGGTATCTACGGCTGCATGCGCTGGCTGCTGCCCGTAGTTCCGCTCGGGGTTGACTACTGGCAGAACCTGGTGCTGATTCTGGCTATTATCGGCATTATCTACGGTGCCATTATTGCCATCCGTCAGCAGGACGTGAAGCGCCTGATTGCCTACTCCTCCCTCTCGCACGTAGGCCTGATGATTGCCGGCGTGTTCTCCCTGACTCACATTGGCCTGCAGGGCGCCAGCATTCAGATGCTGGCCCACGGCGTGAACGTGGTGGGTATGTTCTTCATTGCTGATGCTATTGAGCGCCGCACCGGCACCCGCAACATTGCCGACCTGGGCGGCCTGACCCGCCAGGCTCCGGTGCTCACGGTATGCTTCCTGGTGCTGCTGCTGGGCACCGTGGCCCTACCCCTCACCAACGGCTTTGTGGGCGAGTTTCTGCTGCTGCAAGGCGTGTTTGAGTACAACGCCTGGATGGGCGCCGTGGCCGGCGTAACCATCATTCTGGGAGCCGTGTACCTGCTGCGTATGTTCCAGCGCGTGATGCTGGGCCCTGATTCGTCATTCACTGCCACCTTCACCGACCTGACCGGAGCTGAGTTGGCCCTGCTGGTGCCGCTCATCGTGTTGGTGTTCTGGATTGGTCTGTTCCCCGGCACCTTCCTGCACCTGTCGGACGGCAGCGTGATGAACATTCTGAACGAGGTAGTAAAACGGTAA
- a CDS encoding 3'-5' exonuclease: MRLLRDLKLDEVFVLDIETVPCVGCHDDLEEMLKELWEHKCHALRREKGWISHHDHIAPLPDALHAAALFEQAGIYAEFGRVVCISLGRFRYNTDGELRFSVKSFYGHDERQLLQEFSAVISHRPQFRLCGHNAKEFDLPYLSRRMLINGLPLPPHLDTAGKKPWEVPHLDTMELWKFGDRKSFTSLSLLAAMFSIPTPKDDIQGKDVARVYYEENDLPRIARYCQKDIVTTARLLQKFRGDEPFGDEAIVYADQETVLRRV, encoded by the coding sequence ATGCGCCTGCTCCGCGACCTGAAACTCGATGAGGTATTTGTGCTCGATATCGAAACGGTTCCCTGCGTGGGCTGCCACGATGATCTGGAGGAGATGTTGAAAGAGCTCTGGGAGCATAAGTGCCATGCCCTTCGGCGCGAAAAAGGCTGGATCTCTCACCACGACCACATTGCACCCCTGCCCGATGCTCTGCATGCGGCCGCCCTGTTTGAGCAGGCGGGGATTTACGCCGAGTTTGGCCGGGTTGTATGCATTTCGCTGGGGCGGTTTCGGTACAACACTGATGGCGAGTTGCGCTTCAGCGTGAAATCGTTTTACGGGCATGATGAGCGGCAACTGCTGCAGGAGTTCAGTGCCGTCATCAGCCACCGGCCGCAGTTCCGGCTATGCGGGCACAATGCCAAGGAGTTCGACCTGCCCTACCTTTCGCGCCGCATGCTCATTAATGGGCTGCCTCTGCCGCCCCACCTCGATACGGCTGGCAAAAAGCCCTGGGAGGTGCCCCACCTGGATACCATGGAGCTCTGGAAGTTCGGCGACCGTAAATCGTTTACCTCTCTGAGTTTGCTGGCGGCCATGTTCAGCATCCCTACCCCCAAAGACGACATCCAGGGCAAGGACGTAGCCCGGGTGTATTACGAGGAAAACGACCTGCCCCGCATTGCGCGCTACTGCCAGAAAGACATTGTAACCACCGCCCGCCTGCTGCAGAAGTTCCGGGGCGACGAGCCCTTCGGCGACGAGGCCATTGTGTACGCCGATCAGGAAACCGTACTACGGCGCGTGTAG
- a CDS encoding RNA polymerase sigma factor, protein MEPIALPLDASLMTAGHQDLQIQEAVRTQRGRLLAFIRRRIPDEAEAEDVLQDVFAELVESYRMLKPVEQAAAWLFRVARNRITDLYRRKRPSSLEEELIRGRDEDENSLLLADILPAPDDAPENRLLRETLMEALTDALAELPAAQRQVFIWHELEDKTFREMEEETGVPLKTLISRKHYAVQHLRKRLQTLYKELFTD, encoded by the coding sequence ATGGAACCTATCGCACTACCCCTCGATGCTTCGTTGATGACGGCTGGCCACCAGGACCTGCAAATTCAGGAAGCCGTGCGCACCCAGCGCGGGCGGCTGCTGGCCTTTATCCGCCGCCGCATCCCTGATGAGGCCGAGGCTGAAGACGTGCTGCAGGATGTGTTTGCCGAGCTGGTGGAAAGCTACCGCATGCTGAAGCCGGTGGAGCAGGCAGCGGCCTGGCTGTTTCGGGTGGCGCGCAACCGCATCACCGACCTGTACCGGCGTAAGCGGCCATCTTCCCTGGAAGAGGAGCTGATTCGGGGCCGCGACGAGGACGAAAACTCCCTGCTGCTGGCCGACATCCTGCCCGCCCCCGACGACGCGCCGGAAAACCGCCTGCTGCGCGAAACGCTGATGGAAGCCCTGACCGACGCGCTGGCTGAACTACCAGCCGCCCAGCGCCAGGTATTTATCTGGCACGAGCTGGAAGACAAGACGTTCCGGGAAATGGAGGAGGAGACGGGCGTGCCACTCAAAACCCTGATTTCGCGCAAGCACTACGCCGTACAGCACCTTCGCAAGCGTCTGCAAACGCTTTACAAGGAGTTGTTTACCGATTAA
- the nuoL gene encoding NADH-quinone oxidoreductase subunit L, translating to MQEQVIPAASAPYSTFLYVLIPLLPFLGFLINGLLNRRLSGTVAGLIGSAAVLGSFLISATLFATFQYPYTVTLFEWIRVGSLQIPFSYQIDQLSLIMLLLVTGVGFLIHVYSIGYMHHDENVGKFFSFLNLFVFSMLVLVLGANFVILFIGWEGVGLCSYLLIGFWNKNTSYNNAAKKAFIINRIGDLGFLLGIFLIYLTFSSVQYAEVFQKAFNQDFGPYTVAIVVPITLLLFVGATGKSAQLPLYTWLPDAMAGPTPVSALIHAATMVTAGIYMIIRANVLFTLAPETLEVIAIIGGATALFAATIGLAQNDIKKVLAYSTVSQLGYMFLALGVMGYSTSLFHVLTHAFFKALMFLGAGSVIHAMSNEQDMRRMGGLRKSLPITFITFLIGCLAIAGIPPFSGFFSKDEILLHTYQHSKALYAVGLFTAFLTAFYMFRLLFLTFFGEFRGTEEQKHHLHESPASMTLPLVVLAILAAVGGFMNAPFFLGEENAYLSNYLAPLFTYSQKLNPEAFGLEVEHATELMLIGLSVGAGVLGIILAYVQYVSRGVRPVEDGESRGFLENLIYHKYYIDELYNALFVRPIMGLSRGLYRFVENGIIDPIVNGLGRLTMGGGQLLRYVQTGSVETYLILMVVGIVLVLALNFVKF from the coding sequence ATGCAAGAACAAGTAATACCCGCTGCCAGCGCCCCGTACTCGACCTTCCTGTACGTACTCATTCCGCTGTTGCCGTTTCTGGGCTTTCTCATCAACGGCCTGCTGAACCGGCGCCTGTCGGGTACGGTAGCCGGCCTGATCGGCTCGGCCGCGGTGCTGGGCTCGTTCCTGATTTCGGCTACCCTGTTTGCCACCTTCCAGTACCCGTACACCGTCACGCTGTTCGAGTGGATTCGGGTAGGCTCGCTGCAAATTCCGTTCTCCTACCAGATTGATCAGCTCAGCCTGATTATGCTGCTGCTGGTGACGGGCGTGGGCTTCCTGATTCACGTGTACAGCATCGGGTACATGCACCACGACGAGAACGTGGGCAAGTTTTTCTCCTTCCTGAACCTGTTCGTGTTCAGCATGCTGGTGCTGGTACTGGGCGCCAACTTCGTGATTCTGTTCATCGGCTGGGAAGGGGTAGGCCTTTGCTCCTACCTGCTTATCGGCTTCTGGAACAAGAACACCAGCTACAACAACGCCGCCAAGAAAGCTTTCATCATCAACCGCATCGGTGACCTGGGCTTCCTGCTGGGCATCTTCCTGATTTACCTGACTTTTAGCTCCGTACAGTACGCCGAGGTGTTCCAGAAGGCCTTCAACCAGGATTTTGGTCCCTACACGGTAGCCATTGTTGTTCCTATTACCCTACTGCTCTTCGTAGGGGCCACTGGTAAATCAGCGCAGCTGCCGCTCTACACCTGGCTGCCCGACGCTATGGCCGGCCCTACCCCGGTTTCGGCCCTGATTCACGCCGCCACCATGGTAACGGCAGGTATCTACATGATTATCCGTGCCAACGTGCTGTTCACGCTGGCTCCCGAAACCCTGGAGGTTATTGCCATCATCGGGGGTGCTACGGCCTTGTTCGCCGCTACCATTGGTCTGGCCCAAAACGATATCAAGAAGGTACTGGCTTACTCCACCGTTTCGCAGCTGGGCTACATGTTCCTGGCTCTGGGCGTGATGGGTTACAGCACCAGCCTGTTCCACGTCCTGACCCACGCTTTCTTCAAGGCACTGATGTTCCTGGGCGCCGGCTCCGTAATTCACGCCATGAGCAATGAGCAGGACATGCGCCGCATGGGCGGCCTGCGGAAATCTTTGCCCATTACGTTCATCACCTTCCTGATTGGCTGCCTGGCCATTGCCGGCATCCCACCCTTCTCGGGCTTCTTCTCCAAAGATGAAATCCTGCTGCACACCTACCAGCACAGCAAGGCGCTGTATGCGGTAGGCCTGTTCACGGCTTTCCTGACGGCTTTCTACATGTTCCGTCTGCTGTTCCTCACCTTCTTCGGCGAGTTCCGGGGCACGGAGGAGCAGAAGCACCACCTGCACGAGTCGCCCGCGTCCATGACCCTACCCCTCGTTGTGCTGGCAATCCTGGCGGCCGTGGGTGGTTTCATGAACGCACCGTTCTTCCTGGGTGAAGAAAACGCCTACCTCTCCAATTACCTCGCGCCCCTGTTTACTTACTCGCAAAAGCTGAATCCTGAAGCTTTTGGCCTGGAGGTTGAGCATGCTACCGAACTCATGCTCATCGGTCTCTCGGTCGGCGCGGGCGTGTTGGGCATTATCCTGGCCTATGTGCAGTACGTGAGCCGCGGCGTGCGCCCGGTGGAGGATGGCGAGTCGCGCGGTTTCCTCGAAAACCTGATCTACCACAAGTACTACATCGACGAGCTATACAACGCCCTGTTCGTGCGCCCCATTATGGGCCTCTCGCGCGGCCTCTACCGCTTCGTGGAAAATGGCATCATCGACCCCATCGTGAACGGCCTCGGCCGCCTGACCATGGGCGGCGGGCAGCTGCTGCGCTACGTGCAAACCGGCTCCGTGGAAACCTACCTAATTCTGATGGTAGTAGGCATTGTGCTGGTGCTGGCCCTGAACTTCGTGAAGTTTTAG
- a CDS encoding OmpA family protein — translation MEHTVSHTSQVFFTSEVVSRLAQETQENQAGIWGALGQVVPLVAHSLAGRASGPDGPEAIWKLSREAYGASVLEHLLGPGQENWLQRGEALMRGLLGEGYNFTGLRIAAAAGVSSAAVNYLLSVTAVAALGVAGEYSQEHSFDAAALARWLQQDEDAIRRLLLAGSPRSQAPETSPREFAAVPEAVPPGTALTETPHGNGSWLPVGGGRTFTPAPAAPAPGVAPVAGQPWVWGVLLLTAVGLGYFFGHDTEESTPSSSPRSGLVTTSTAAPPPVKATAAGRYDPVNDKYIYDTGQPLILRLADGTTQKVGATSTENRLYTFLADPGMQVDSVNRTNGWINFDRVYFETGQTTLTDESFQQLRNVASILKTFPNSQVKIGGYTDSTGNAMKNFQLSEERAKTAMLVLASSGVDINRIQAKGYGGKYFITPNTTPEGRALNRRISIRVVKK, via the coding sequence ATGGAACACACCGTATCACACACCTCACAGGTATTCTTTACTAGTGAAGTCGTTAGTCGGCTAGCGCAGGAGACGCAAGAAAATCAAGCCGGTATTTGGGGAGCCTTGGGGCAGGTAGTACCCTTGGTAGCCCACTCGTTAGCCGGGCGCGCCAGCGGCCCCGACGGGCCAGAGGCCATCTGGAAGCTCAGCCGGGAGGCCTACGGGGCTAGTGTGCTGGAACACTTGCTGGGTCCAGGCCAGGAAAACTGGCTGCAGCGCGGCGAAGCTCTCATGCGCGGCCTGCTGGGCGAGGGCTACAACTTCACGGGCCTACGGATAGCGGCCGCGGCGGGCGTCAGCTCAGCCGCTGTCAACTACCTGCTCAGCGTAACGGCCGTAGCAGCGCTGGGCGTAGCGGGCGAGTACAGTCAGGAGCACAGCTTTGATGCTGCGGCGCTGGCCCGATGGCTCCAGCAGGATGAAGATGCCATCCGGCGGCTCTTGCTGGCCGGCTCGCCGCGCTCCCAGGCGCCGGAAACCAGTCCTCGTGAGTTTGCGGCGGTGCCGGAAGCAGTTCCTCCCGGCACTGCCCTCACGGAAACGCCGCACGGCAACGGCTCCTGGCTGCCGGTAGGAGGGGGGCGTACCTTTACCCCGGCTCCGGCCGCGCCTGCCCCTGGCGTCGCGCCCGTTGCCGGCCAGCCCTGGGTGTGGGGAGTGCTACTGCTGACGGCAGTAGGCCTGGGGTACTTTTTCGGCCACGATACCGAGGAGAGTACGCCCAGCTCCAGCCCCCGTTCCGGACTCGTGACCACCAGCACGGCCGCTCCTCCGCCCGTGAAGGCTACGGCCGCCGGCCGCTACGACCCCGTCAACGACAAGTACATCTACGACACGGGGCAGCCCCTGATTTTGCGCCTGGCCGATGGGACCACGCAAAAGGTAGGCGCCACCTCCACAGAAAATCGCCTGTACACGTTCCTGGCCGACCCAGGGATGCAGGTTGACTCGGTAAACCGAACCAATGGCTGGATTAATTTTGACCGGGTGTACTTCGAAACTGGCCAGACCACCCTTACTGATGAGTCGTTTCAGCAGCTGCGCAACGTGGCTAGCATCCTGAAGACTTTTCCCAACTCTCAGGTAAAGATTGGGGGCTACACCGACAGCACCGGCAACGCTATGAAAAACTTTCAGCTTAGCGAGGAGCGGGCCAAAACGGCCATGTTGGTGCTGGCAAGCTCAGGAGTTGATATCAACCGGATTCAGGCAAAGGGGTACGGCGGCAAATACTTCATCACTCCAAACACTACGCCTGAAGGGCGCGCTCTGAATCGGCGCATCAGCATTCGGGTGGTGAAAAAGTAA
- a CDS encoding MaoC family dehydratase produces the protein MSITIRSLAELRQYEEQELGISDYHTISQEQINQFAAATLDFQWIHLDAERAQTESPFGATIAHGYLTLSLLPYLWNQIVSIENLKMQVNYEIESLRFNQAVTVGSQVRLRARLLSVKDLRGIAKARIEVTLEIEGSRKPAYTGVITFLYHFS, from the coding sequence ATGAGCATTACCATCCGCAGCCTTGCCGAGCTTCGGCAATACGAAGAACAGGAGCTAGGTATTTCCGACTATCACACCATTAGCCAGGAGCAAATCAACCAGTTCGCGGCCGCTACCCTCGATTTTCAGTGGATTCATCTGGATGCCGAGCGCGCCCAAACCGAGTCGCCTTTCGGGGCCACCATTGCCCACGGTTACCTGACGCTGTCGTTGCTGCCCTACCTCTGGAATCAGATCGTATCGATTGAGAATCTGAAGATGCAGGTGAATTATGAAATTGAAAGTCTGCGCTTTAACCAGGCTGTAACGGTAGGCAGCCAGGTGCGCCTACGGGCCCGGCTGCTGTCAGTGAAGGATCTGCGGGGTATTGCCAAGGCCCGCATCGAAGTAACGCTGGAAATTGAGGGCAGCCGTAAGCCCGCCTATACCGGCGTCATCACGTTTCTGTATCACTTTAGCTAG